The following proteins are encoded in a genomic region of Emys orbicularis isolate rEmyOrb1 chromosome 19, rEmyOrb1.hap1, whole genome shotgun sequence:
- the ACVRL1 gene encoding serine/threonine-protein kinase receptor R3 has translation MLQGAIGSFLLVVLTVPRSVPDENLVCACDDHVQPCDHATCWGKVCFVSKTRDNGKATQRKGCLSDNILEHCQTKPMEEYAMSCCSSNMCNENTSVLLKGQEQPEEPASLTNLLLMILVPLLALLVLITLSFWKLAQHRRKRLLIRHDDLGDTDNMLKASMVGDSTLEDLLNEDCTTGSGSGLPFLVQRTVARQITLVECVGKGRYGEVWRGVWHGENVAVKIFSSRDEQSWFRETEIYNTVLLRHDNILGFIASDMTSRNSSTQLWLITHYHENGSLYDYLQRTALDTQTCLRLACSIICGLLHLHVEIFGTQGKPAIAHRDLKSRNILLKNNLECCIADLGLAVMHSQGSDYLDIGNNPRVGTKRYMAPEVLDEQIRTDCFESYKQTDIWAYGLVLWEITRRTVVNGIVEDYRPPFFDMVPSDPSFEDMKKVVCTDQQTPSVPNRLYSDSILSALAKIMKECWYQNPSSRLTAMRIKKTLKKLRSSLEKPKQDD, from the exons ATGCTGCAAGGAGCCATTGGGAGCTTTCTCCTGGTCGTTCTGACTGTTCCAAGGAGCGTTCCAGATG AGAACCTGGTGTGCGCCTGTGACGACCACGTGCAGCCCTGTGACCATGCCACCTGCTGGGGGAAGGTGTGTTTTGTGAGCAAAACCCGGGACAACGGGAAGGCTACCCAGCGCAAGGGCTGCCTGAGTGATAATATCCTGGAGCACTGCCAGACTAAGCCCATGGAAGAATACGCcatgagctgctgcagctccaacATGTGCAATGAGAACACTAGTGTCCTCCTGAAAG GCCAGGAGCAGCCCGAAGAGCCTGCCTCTCTGACGAACCTTCTCCTGATGATCCTCGTCCCCCTGCTGGCCCTCCTCGTGCTCATCACGCTCTCCTTCTGGAAGCTGGCTCAGCACCGCAGGAAGCGGCTTCTCATCAGACATGATGACTTGGGGGACACAGACAACATGCTGAAAGCCTCCATGGTCGGAGACAGCACCTTAGAG GACCTGCTGAACGAGGACTGCACGACGGGCAGCGGCTCCGGGCTGCCCTTTCTTGTTCAAAGAACTGTGGCTCGGCAGATCACTCTGGTGGAATGCGTAG GGAAAGGGCGCTACGGGGAGGTGTGGCGCGGCGTCTGGCATGGGGAGAACGTGGCCGTGAAGATCTTCTCCTCCCGGGACGAGCAGTCGTGGTTCCGTGAGACGGAGATCTACAACACGGTGCTGCTCAGGCATGACAATATCCTGG GCTTCATCGCCTCTGACATGACGTCCAGGAACTCCAGCACCCAGCTCTGGCTCATCACTCACTACCACGAGAACGGCTCGCTCTACGACTACCTGCAGAGGACAGCGCTGGACACACAGACTTGCCTGAGGCTGGCCTGCTCCATCATCTGCGGCCTGCTCCACCTGCACGTGGAGATCTTCGGGACCCAGGGGAAACCAGCCATCGCTCACCGGGACCTGAAGAGCAGAAACATCCTGCTGAAGAACAACCTTGAGTGCTGCATCGCAGACCTGG GGCTGGCGGTCATGCACTCCCAGGGCAGCGACTACCTGGACATCGGGAACAACCCTCGGGTTGGCACCAAACGCTACATGGCCCCCGAGGTCCTGGACGAACAAATCCGTACCGACTGCTTCGAATCCTATAAGCAGACAGATATCTGGGCATATGGTCTGGTGCTCTGGGAAATCACCAGGAGGACGGTTGTTAACG GGATAGTGGAGGACTACAGGCCTCCTTTCTTTGACATGGTGCCAAGTGACCCCAGCTTCGAGGATATGAAGAAGGTGGTTTGCACTGACCAGCAGACGCCCAGTGTCCCCAACCGGCTGTACTCTGACTCG